A single region of the Pirellulales bacterium genome encodes:
- a CDS encoding vitamin B12-dependent ribonucleotide reductase: protein MPLIAWKTRRSTMTDATLIERTRMSATTENGNHGVPQRASMRGLSVRAVFCPDDGRDPFETVAWDRRVAAIKGENGEVLFEQPNCEVPAHWSQLATNVVVSKYFYGENGTPERESSVRQLINRVTRTIADWGIRDGYFASPEDGERFYRELTFLCLHQYGAFNSPVWFNVGLYHQYGVRGAQCNWHWDPETTVVKQPENPYEYPQGSACFIQSVQDNMEDIMELARSEAMLFKFGSGTGTDLSTLRSQEEKLSGGGKPSGPLSFMRVYDQIAAVVKSGGKTRRAAKMQSLKDWHPDIVGFIECKAKEEKKARCLIEKGGYESNFNGEAYSSILFQNANLSVRVSDEFMRAVVEDRDWTTHWVTDPSRAGASFPARDMMAKMAEGAWYCGDPGVQYDTTINRWHTCPNSGRINASNPCSEYMFLDDTACNLASINLMKFRQEDGSFDAAGFQTACRTYFIAQEILVDHASYPTQRIAANSHRFRPLGLGYSNLGSLIMSSGLAYDSAAARGLCGAITSLLHGAANLCSAEMAAAVGPFDGFAENREPMLRVMQMHRDAVEAIDEACPAYLRQAARRLWDNVLAEGRHHGFRNAQATVLAPTGTISFLMDCDTTGIEPEIALVKYKQLAGGGMLKIVNQTVPLALKTLGYDQPSIEGILAYIDREDTIEGAPVLKEEHLHVFDCAFQPRNGKRSIAWQAHVRMMAAAQPFLSGAISKTVNMPRETTPADIAQAYLEGWQLGLKALAVYRDGSKESQPLSTQTESSKAADKVAATPRRERLADTRRSITHKFNVAGHEGYITVGLYDDGRPGELFITMAKEGSTIGGLMDCFGTAVSMSLQYGVPLEVYVSKFSHTRFEPMGHTKNPDIRIAKSIVDYIFRWLGMTFIPGFREAHNPAIEEGSSSGDGSGDKEGDTKPAAKKAGGPTVEAGTPVANGTVKLNGSHTTPEVSASLLERAGVAPKLKQGESFANRSEQFASFQLDAPACDNCGAITVRNGNCYLCHNCGNSMGCS from the coding sequence ATGCCCCTGATCGCCTGGAAGACACGGAGGTCGACGATGACCGACGCTACTTTGATCGAACGTACCCGTATGTCCGCTACTACCGAAAATGGCAATCATGGCGTGCCGCAGCGCGCTTCGATGCGCGGATTGTCGGTCCGCGCGGTTTTCTGCCCCGACGATGGTCGCGACCCGTTCGAAACGGTGGCCTGGGACCGTCGCGTGGCGGCGATCAAGGGAGAGAACGGCGAGGTGCTGTTTGAGCAGCCCAACTGCGAGGTGCCGGCCCACTGGAGCCAGTTGGCCACGAATGTCGTCGTCAGCAAGTATTTCTACGGCGAGAATGGCACTCCCGAACGCGAGTCGAGCGTCCGCCAGTTGATCAATCGCGTGACGCGGACGATTGCCGACTGGGGCATTCGCGACGGCTACTTCGCCAGCCCCGAAGATGGCGAGCGTTTCTATCGCGAGCTGACCTTTCTCTGCCTGCACCAGTACGGGGCGTTCAATTCGCCGGTCTGGTTCAACGTGGGCCTCTACCACCAGTACGGCGTGCGCGGCGCCCAGTGCAACTGGCATTGGGATCCGGAAACGACCGTGGTCAAGCAGCCCGAGAATCCGTACGAGTATCCGCAAGGCTCGGCCTGCTTCATCCAGAGCGTGCAAGACAATATGGAAGACATCATGGAACTCGCCCGGAGCGAGGCCATGTTGTTCAAGTTCGGTTCCGGCACGGGCACGGACCTCTCCACGCTGCGTTCGCAGGAAGAGAAGCTCAGCGGCGGGGGCAAGCCTTCGGGTCCGCTTTCGTTCATGCGGGTTTACGACCAGATCGCGGCCGTGGTGAAGAGCGGCGGCAAGACGCGCCGCGCGGCCAAGATGCAGTCGCTCAAGGACTGGCACCCCGACATCGTGGGCTTCATCGAATGCAAGGCCAAGGAAGAGAAGAAGGCCCGCTGCCTCATCGAGAAGGGGGGCTACGAGTCGAACTTCAACGGCGAGGCCTATAGCTCGATCCTCTTCCAGAACGCCAACTTGTCGGTGCGCGTCAGCGACGAGTTCATGCGGGCGGTGGTCGAGGATCGCGATTGGACGACCCACTGGGTGACCGATCCCTCGCGTGCCGGCGCGAGCTTCCCGGCCCGCGACATGATGGCCAAGATGGCCGAGGGGGCCTGGTATTGCGGCGATCCGGGCGTGCAGTACGACACGACGATCAACCGCTGGCACACGTGCCCTAACTCGGGCCGGATCAATGCCTCGAATCCGTGCTCGGAGTACATGTTCCTCGACGATACGGCCTGCAACCTGGCGAGCATCAACCTGATGAAGTTCCGTCAGGAGGATGGCTCGTTCGATGCCGCCGGTTTCCAGACCGCCTGCCGGACGTACTTCATCGCGCAGGAGATTCTGGTCGATCACGCCAGTTACCCGACGCAGCGCATCGCCGCGAACAGTCATCGTTTCCGTCCGCTGGGGTTGGGGTACTCGAATCTTGGCTCGCTCATCATGTCGAGCGGTCTGGCTTACGATTCTGCCGCGGCCCGCGGTTTGTGCGGGGCGATCACTTCTCTGTTGCACGGTGCGGCCAACCTGTGCAGCGCCGAGATGGCGGCCGCGGTTGGTCCGTTCGATGGTTTTGCCGAGAATCGCGAGCCGATGCTCCGCGTCATGCAGATGCACCGCGATGCGGTCGAGGCGATCGACGAGGCCTGCCCGGCCTACCTGCGTCAGGCCGCTCGCCGTCTGTGGGACAACGTGCTGGCCGAAGGTCGCCACCATGGCTTCCGCAACGCGCAGGCCACGGTGCTTGCTCCGACCGGCACGATCAGCTTCCTGATGGACTGCGACACGACCGGCATCGAGCCGGAAATCGCGCTGGTGAAGTACAAGCAGCTTGCCGGCGGCGGCATGTTGAAGATCGTCAACCAGACGGTCCCCTTGGCGCTCAAGACGCTGGGCTACGATCAGCCCTCGATCGAAGGCATTCTGGCCTACATCGATCGCGAAGACACGATCGAAGGGGCGCCGGTGTTGAAGGAAGAACACCTCCATGTGTTCGACTGTGCCTTCCAGCCGCGTAATGGCAAGCGTTCGATCGCCTGGCAGGCCCACGTGCGAATGATGGCGGCGGCTCAGCCGTTCCTCTCGGGGGCGATCTCGAAGACGGTGAACATGCCGCGCGAGACGACTCCCGCCGATATTGCCCAGGCCTATCTCGAAGGTTGGCAGTTGGGGCTCAAGGCCCTGGCCGTCTATCGCGACGGCTCGAAGGAGAGCCAGCCCCTGTCGACGCAGACCGAATCGTCGAAGGCCGCCGACAAGGTGGCCGCCACGCCGCGTCGCGAACGGTTGGCCGATACCCGTCGCTCGATTACGCACAAGTTCAACGTGGCGGGACACGAAGGGTACATCACGGTCGGCCTGTACGACGACGGCCGCCCGGGGGAGCTCTTCATCACCATGGCCAAAGAAGGGAGCACCATCGGCGGCTTGATGGACTGCTTCGGCACGGCCGTCTCGATGAGCCTGCAATACGGCGTGCCGCTCGAGGTGTACGTGAGCAAGTTCTCGCACACCCGCTTCGAGCCGATGGGTCATACGAAGAACCCCGATATTCGCATCGCCAAGAGTATCGTCGATTACATCTTCCGCTGGCTGGGCATGACCTTCATCCCGGGCTTCCGCGAGGCGCACAATCCGGCGATCGAGGAGGGCAGTTCCTCGGGGGACGGCTCGGGAGACAAGGAAGGTGATACCAAGCCCGCCGCCAAGAAGGCTGGCGGGCCGACGGTCGAGGCAGGAACGCCGGTCGCCAACGGTACGGTCAAGCTGAACGGATCGCACACGACGCCCGAGGTTTCGGCCTCGTTGCTCGAACGAGCCGGCGTCGCGCCCAAGCTCAAGCAGGGCGAGTCGTTCGCCAATCGCAGCGAGCAGTTCGCCAGCTTCCAGCTCGACGCTCCGGCCTGCGATAATTGCGGCGCCATTACGGTCCGCAACGGCAACTGCTATCTTTGCCACAACTGTGGAAACAGTATGGGTTGCTCGTAA
- a CDS encoding intradiol ring-cleavage dioxygenase yields the protein MFSIGTQSRRRFLQSSAAFGAALFTVRGAFAEELTPTPKQMEGPFYPTQLPLDTDNDLIIVNDGITPAVGEITHLGGRILDKQGEPIRNALVEIWQCDSNGAYLHTGSSNYDRRDGNFQGFGRFLTGSTGDYYFRTIKPVAYPGRTPHIHFAVKLKGRDKYTTQCYIAGETANERDGVFRSVRDPELRKLLVVDFAPLPNSRVGELAAKFDIVLGYTPEA from the coding sequence ATGTTCTCGATCGGCACTCAGTCACGTCGTCGGTTTCTGCAATCGAGCGCGGCGTTTGGGGCGGCACTTTTCACCGTGCGGGGTGCCTTTGCCGAGGAGCTCACGCCTACGCCGAAGCAGATGGAAGGGCCCTTCTACCCCACGCAGTTGCCGCTCGATACCGATAACGATTTGATCATCGTCAACGACGGTATCACCCCCGCCGTGGGCGAGATCACGCACTTGGGTGGGCGTATTCTCGACAAGCAAGGCGAACCGATTCGCAACGCCCTGGTCGAGATCTGGCAGTGCGACAGCAACGGCGCCTACCTGCACACCGGCAGCAGTAATTACGACCGCCGCGACGGCAATTTCCAGGGCTTTGGCCGGTTCCTGACCGGTTCGACCGGCGACTATTACTTCCGCACGATCAAGCCGGTGGCGTATCCCGGCCGTACGCCCCACATCCACTTCGCCGTCAAGCTGAAGGGACGCGACAAGTACACCACGCAGTGCTACATCGCCGGCGAGACGGCCAACGAGCGCGACGGTGTCTTCCGCTCGGTGCGCGATCCGGAATTGCGCAAGCTGCTCGTCGTCGACTTCGCGCCGCTCCCCAACTCACGCGTGGGGGAGTTGGCAGCCAAGTTCGATATCGTCCTGGGTTACACGCCCGAGGCCTGA
- a CDS encoding UDP-N-acetylmuramoyl-L-alanyl-D-glutamate--2,6-diaminopimelate ligase, producing MLERTDAVRLRDLLPRATFQGAQDIVVRGCTADSRCCRPGDLFAALAGTRTDGHRFVAEAERRGATAILAERPLPDCSLPVCLVDDSREAFGRICQALVGDPSSRMRVIGITGTNGKTTTSLLTASILAAAGYQTGIIGTLGSFDGFDWEPTTHTTPTAPQLAARLAHLESTGCTHAVIEVSSHALDQRRLAGVLLDAVAVTNVRHDHLDYHETLDAYRAAKTRIFDHMRGEGVAIFNADDPVTAEMLAVFHGPALSVAMHGCGEWTALPLEEFSSEQTFLLSSDDTSVPVRTHLIGQHNIYNCLVAAAIAGCYGIELPTIVRGLEAVTSVPGRLERIECGQPFGVYVDYAHTPDALAGSLETLRRVARGRVICVFGAGGDRDREKRPLMGRAAELGADLVFLTSDNPRSEKPGDIASEILTGFRRPFDAQVELDRATAIATALHTAREGDCVLIAGKGHETGQEIGGRTLPIDDREFARAWLYQHWTPQFQQRAAA from the coding sequence ATGCTTGAGCGCACCGACGCAGTACGCCTGCGCGATCTTCTACCGCGCGCCACCTTCCAGGGCGCCCAGGATATCGTCGTGCGCGGTTGCACCGCCGATTCACGCTGCTGCCGCCCGGGCGATCTGTTCGCCGCCCTGGCGGGTACTCGCACCGATGGCCACCGCTTCGTGGCCGAGGCCGAACGACGTGGCGCCACCGCCATCCTGGCCGAGCGCCCCCTGCCCGACTGCTCGCTACCGGTCTGTCTCGTCGACGATTCACGCGAGGCCTTCGGACGGATCTGCCAGGCGCTGGTCGGCGATCCCAGTTCGCGAATGCGGGTCATCGGCATCACCGGCACGAACGGCAAGACGACCACCAGCCTGTTGACGGCCAGCATCCTGGCGGCGGCCGGCTACCAGACGGGCATCATCGGCACGCTCGGTTCCTTCGACGGATTCGATTGGGAACCTACCACGCACACTACGCCCACCGCGCCGCAACTGGCGGCGCGGCTGGCTCATCTCGAGTCGACCGGCTGCACCCACGCGGTGATCGAGGTATCGAGCCACGCGCTCGATCAGCGCCGCTTGGCCGGCGTGCTGCTCGACGCCGTCGCGGTGACGAACGTGCGGCACGATCATCTCGACTATCACGAAACACTCGACGCCTACCGAGCCGCCAAGACACGCATCTTCGACCACATGCGCGGCGAGGGGGTGGCCATCTTCAATGCCGACGATCCGGTCACCGCCGAGATGCTGGCCGTCTTTCATGGACCGGCGCTCTCGGTCGCGATGCACGGCTGCGGCGAGTGGACCGCCCTGCCGCTCGAAGAGTTCTCGAGCGAGCAGACCTTCCTGCTCAGCAGCGACGACACCTCGGTGCCGGTGCGGACGCACCTCATCGGACAACACAACATCTACAACTGCCTGGTCGCCGCGGCGATCGCCGGTTGCTACGGCATCGAGCTACCGACGATCGTGCGTGGACTCGAGGCGGTGACCAGCGTGCCCGGCCGCTTGGAACGCATCGAATGCGGCCAACCGTTCGGCGTGTATGTCGACTATGCCCATACGCCCGATGCGCTCGCCGGCAGTCTCGAGACGTTGCGTCGCGTGGCGCGTGGCCGCGTGATCTGCGTGTTTGGCGCCGGTGGCGATCGAGACCGCGAGAAGCGTCCCCTGATGGGGCGGGCCGCGGAGTTGGGCGCCGACCTGGTGTTCCTGACCAGCGACAACCCGCGCTCGGAGAAGCCGGGCGACATTGCCAGCGAGATTTTGACCGGCTTTCGACGGCCCTTCGATGCTCAGGTCGAGCTCGATCGTGCCACCGCCATCGCCACGGCGCTTCATACGGCGCGCGAAGGCGATTGCGTCCTGATTGCCGGCAAGGGACATGAGACGGGACAGGAGATCGGTGGCAGGACGCTGCCGATCGACGATCGAGAGTTTGCTCGCGCCTGGCTGTACCAGCACTGGACCCCGCAATTCCAGCAGCGTGCCGCGGCCTAG
- a CDS encoding UDP-N-acetylmuramoyl-tripeptide--D-alanyl-D-alanine ligase, whose translation MDMITLQTLGELVGGVRRQRDDAAPASPDAPLERLVTDSSQIDKGDIYWALGDRPSSDPARAWEAYARGAVGVVAATGATDPCGDGWLLEVEEPRRALVEFARWQRSGFTGTVVAVAGSVGKTTTRDMIDCVLSHRQRGLVGAADAADPTSLALDLLALDERHEHAVFELSADEGGHVGGLATLCAPHIGVITSLDYLEATETNGGRQALEAQVELLARLSPDGLAVLNGDDPGLRRLAARSRAKILWVGRRADGDLVATRVRARRGMLSFEVEGCEISIPVWGRHHLTAALLAIGVGRAMGLAMNEIASALAEFDPPPMRCQMLDRAGVRIVSDAYNDNPVAMQAALELLRDCDARGRRFVVCGDLPELGDNSPKQHRRLGDQVVTLCGADVLVACGPHAAEIVSGAREAGMPSTRTLEFHAAEDALPTLNASLRPGDVLLWKGSRREALDQLIAGLAPARNTWRLVA comes from the coding sequence ATGGACATGATCACGCTACAGACACTCGGCGAACTCGTCGGCGGCGTCCGGCGCCAGCGCGACGACGCGGCGCCGGCGTCGCCCGATGCACCGCTCGAACGCCTGGTGACCGACAGCTCGCAAATCGACAAAGGTGACATCTACTGGGCTTTGGGCGATCGCCCCTCCAGCGATCCGGCCCGCGCCTGGGAAGCCTATGCCCGCGGCGCGGTGGGTGTCGTGGCGGCCACCGGGGCGACCGATCCCTGCGGCGATGGTTGGCTGCTCGAGGTCGAGGAGCCACGCCGGGCACTGGTCGAGTTCGCCCGCTGGCAGCGGAGCGGCTTTACCGGCACTGTCGTGGCGGTGGCGGGAAGCGTCGGCAAGACGACCACTCGTGACATGATCGACTGCGTGCTCTCGCACCGGCAGCGCGGCCTTGTCGGCGCGGCCGACGCCGCCGATCCCACGTCGCTCGCGCTCGATCTGCTCGCGCTCGACGAGCGTCACGAACATGCGGTGTTTGAACTCAGCGCGGACGAAGGGGGCCACGTCGGCGGGCTTGCCACGTTGTGCGCCCCGCACATCGGCGTGATTACCTCGCTCGATTATCTCGAAGCCACCGAAACGAACGGCGGTCGCCAGGCCCTCGAAGCACAGGTCGAACTGCTGGCGCGCTTGTCGCCCGACGGACTGGCCGTGCTCAATGGCGACGATCCCGGTCTGCGGCGGCTTGCCGCGCGGTCGCGAGCCAAGATCCTGTGGGTCGGGCGCCGGGCCGATGGCGATCTCGTGGCGACGCGTGTCCGCGCGCGGCGCGGCATGCTCTCGTTCGAGGTCGAAGGTTGCGAGATTTCGATTCCCGTCTGGGGGCGCCATCACCTGACGGCCGCCCTGCTGGCGATCGGCGTTGGCCGGGCCATGGGCCTGGCCATGAACGAGATTGCCTCGGCCCTGGCCGAATTCGATCCACCGCCGATGCGTTGCCAGATGCTCGATCGAGCCGGCGTGCGCATCGTGAGCGATGCCTACAACGACAACCCCGTCGCCATGCAGGCGGCACTCGAGTTGCTGCGCGATTGCGATGCCCGCGGACGCCGATTTGTCGTCTGCGGCGATTTGCCCGAGTTGGGCGACAACTCGCCGAAGCAACATCGCCGCCTGGGGGACCAGGTCGTGACGCTGTGCGGCGCGGATGTGCTGGTGGCCTGTGGCCCGCACGCCGCCGAGATCGTGAGCGGAGCGCGTGAGGCGGGCATGCCGTCGACTCGCACCCTCGAGTTCCACGCCGCCGAGGATGCGCTGCCCACGCTGAACGCGAGTCTGCGGCCCGGCGACGTGCTGCTCTGGAAGGGCTCGCGTCGCGAGGCACTAGACCAACTGATCGCGGGATTGGCCCCGGCGCGCAACACGTGGCGACTGGTCGCGTGA
- the mraY gene encoding phospho-N-acetylmuramoyl-pentapeptide-transferase: MLAWLYDALLGADHALSGSTLLVWRAAAAFLLALVVVLLAGPRTIVWLRARVLDQNNSPSARLRELHAAKSLTPTMGGLLVLVAIALAMLLLGDLTNHYVQIGLLLLIGMGIVGVLDDLKKVVTGRGESPRAKLIGQTLVAIPVALAVYAQQAHAGGSLACFVPLVGSVGTLGVWFVPLAVLVLVGSCNSVNLTDGLDGLAAGCLLAALAVLAIVVGICGDVEWAAHWGIPAIAGAGETLVLTAAAIGGVLGFLWFNRHPARIFLGDTGSLSLGALLGYLAIVSRQEVLVAIVCGVFVVETLSVAVQLASLRWRGRRVFLCAPLHHHFQFRGWSETRVVGHFWLAALTCAALGGIVFFVSGIAIGRHDELRTAAKLAERAESTSPSSSIRQ; encoded by the coding sequence ATGCTGGCTTGGTTGTACGATGCCTTGCTCGGCGCCGATCACGCGCTGTCTGGTTCGACCCTGCTCGTGTGGCGGGCAGCGGCAGCTTTCCTACTGGCGCTCGTCGTCGTGTTGCTGGCCGGACCACGCACGATCGTCTGGCTGCGAGCGCGCGTGCTCGATCAGAACAACTCTCCCTCCGCGCGCTTGCGCGAGCTGCACGCCGCCAAGAGTCTTACGCCCACCATGGGCGGTCTGCTCGTGCTCGTCGCCATTGCTCTGGCGATGCTGCTGCTCGGCGATCTCACGAACCACTACGTGCAGATTGGCCTGTTGCTGCTGATCGGGATGGGCATCGTCGGCGTGCTCGACGATCTGAAGAAGGTCGTCACCGGGCGGGGCGAATCGCCCCGCGCCAAGTTGATCGGCCAGACGCTGGTCGCGATTCCCGTGGCACTGGCGGTCTATGCCCAGCAAGCGCACGCGGGCGGAAGTCTCGCATGCTTCGTGCCGCTGGTCGGGTCGGTGGGGACGCTGGGCGTCTGGTTCGTGCCGCTGGCCGTGCTGGTGCTCGTCGGCAGTTGCAACTCGGTCAATCTGACCGATGGGCTCGATGGCCTCGCCGCCGGTTGCTTGCTTGCGGCCCTGGCCGTGCTGGCGATCGTGGTAGGCATTTGTGGCGATGTGGAGTGGGCCGCGCACTGGGGCATTCCCGCGATCGCCGGCGCCGGTGAAACGCTCGTCCTCACGGCCGCCGCGATCGGCGGTGTGTTGGGCTTCCTCTGGTTCAATCGTCATCCGGCGCGGATCTTTCTCGGCGATACGGGGTCGTTATCGCTGGGCGCGCTCCTCGGTTATCTGGCCATCGTGTCGAGGCAGGAAGTGTTGGTCGCGATCGTCTGCGGCGTGTTCGTCGTCGAGACGTTGAGCGTGGCGGTGCAGTTGGCCAGTCTCCGCTGGCGAGGCCGGCGAGTGTTCCTGTGCGCCCCGCTGCACCATCATTTTCAGTTTCGCGGCTGGTCGGAGACGCGTGTCGTAGGGCATTTCTGGCTTGCCGCGCTGACCTGCGCGGCGCTGGGGGGAATCGTGTTTTTCGTGTCGGGTATCGCGATCGGTCGTCACGATGAACTACGGACCGCCGCAAAGCTTGCCGAACGCGCGGAGTCGACCTCTCCTTCCTCTTCGATTCGTCAATAA
- a CDS encoding UDP-N-acetylglucosamine--N-acetylmuramyl-(pentapeptide) pyrophosphoryl-undecaprenol N-acetylglucosamine transferase, producing the protein MPQDATRHLVFAGGATGGHLFPGLAVAEQLRELDGRLRITFAGSGHEFERRHVGQAGFDYLALPCRALPRSPWDAVRFLAANMAGYRGAVRFLRQERVDLVVGLGGYVSVPMGRAAAARDVPLVLLEQNVIPGRATRYLASRATLICSAFEEARNMLRASCPVRVTGNPIRLAMGASAAAARDPQRAASSRRLLILGGSRGASQLNKLLPPTLYKLGLARRGWKIIHQSGEAECAATRELYGKFAIEARVIPFLHDVRRQLARTTLAVCRSGGTTLAELAVAGTPAVFVPYPAARDNHQRSNADHFAAVGAGEVFDTRDVQGRADDQFAALLTQLVDDQERLSAMSANMRSLGRPDAAWHVANMIRGMLRSKVALRAG; encoded by the coding sequence ATGCCGCAGGATGCGACTCGACATCTCGTTTTCGCGGGGGGGGCCACGGGGGGCCACCTGTTTCCCGGTTTGGCCGTGGCCGAGCAATTGCGCGAGCTGGATGGCCGGCTGCGCATCACGTTTGCCGGCAGCGGCCACGAGTTCGAACGGCGCCACGTCGGGCAGGCCGGATTCGATTATCTGGCGCTCCCCTGCCGCGCGTTGCCGCGCTCGCCGTGGGACGCCGTGCGCTTTCTGGCCGCCAACATGGCGGGCTATCGCGGCGCCGTGCGCTTTCTCCGGCAAGAGCGGGTTGACCTGGTGGTGGGACTCGGAGGCTACGTGAGCGTGCCGATGGGGCGCGCCGCCGCGGCGCGCGACGTCCCGCTCGTGCTGCTCGAACAGAACGTCATTCCAGGACGCGCCACGCGCTATCTTGCCTCGCGGGCAACGCTCATCTGCTCGGCCTTCGAAGAAGCGCGGAACATGCTCCGCGCCTCGTGTCCGGTGCGCGTCACCGGCAATCCCATTCGCCTGGCCATGGGTGCTTCGGCCGCTGCGGCACGCGATCCCCAACGCGCGGCGTCCAGCCGGCGACTGTTGATCCTCGGTGGCAGTCGCGGGGCAAGCCAGCTCAATAAGTTGCTGCCGCCGACGCTCTACAAGCTGGGTCTTGCGCGGCGCGGTTGGAAGATCATTCATCAGTCGGGCGAGGCCGAATGTGCCGCCACGCGCGAGCTGTACGGCAAGTTCGCCATCGAGGCGCGCGTGATCCCCTTCTTGCACGACGTGCGACGTCAACTCGCGCGGACGACTCTCGCCGTGTGCCGCTCGGGCGGAACCACCTTGGCCGAGTTGGCCGTGGCGGGTACGCCGGCCGTGTTCGTGCCCTATCCGGCGGCACGCGATAATCACCAGCGCTCGAACGCCGATCACTTTGCAGCCGTGGGCGCCGGCGAGGTGTTCGATACCCGCGATGTACAGGGCCGCGCCGACGATCAGTTCGCCGCGCTGCTGACGCAACTCGTCGACGATCAAGAACGGCTCAGCGCCATGTCGGCCAACATGCGCTCGCTCGGTCGACCCGATGCCGCCTGGCACGTGGCCAATATGATCCGCGGCATGTTGCGCTCGAAGGTGGCACTGCGAGCGGGCTGA
- a CDS encoding SDR family oxidoreductase translates to MSARFSGKVAIVTGGGQGIGRATCLLLAEQGADVVVAERDEPTGNDTAETIRATGGRALFVRTDVADEASVKAMVAQAVEQFGRIDILVNNAAIFVLRGIDATPEEWRQILDVNVMGPALVAKHVVPEMRKQGGGAIVNLGSISSFIAQPEFVTYNATKAAVANMTRCMAMDLAPDNIRVNAACPGTVWTQIVESRAREQGLDRAAADKHPDFGAAAMIERCAEPREIAQAIAFLASDEASFITGTNLMVDAGYTAK, encoded by the coding sequence ATGAGCGCTCGTTTTTCCGGCAAGGTGGCGATTGTGACCGGCGGTGGTCAGGGGATCGGTCGCGCGACGTGTCTGCTACTCGCGGAACAAGGAGCGGATGTCGTCGTTGCCGAGCGCGACGAACCGACCGGCAACGACACCGCCGAGACGATTCGCGCCACAGGCGGCCGGGCACTCTTCGTGCGCACCGACGTGGCCGACGAGGCGAGCGTCAAGGCGATGGTCGCTCAGGCGGTCGAGCAGTTCGGGCGCATCGATATTCTGGTGAACAACGCCGCCATCTTCGTCTTGCGCGGCATCGATGCCACACCCGAGGAGTGGCGGCAGATTCTCGACGTCAACGTGATGGGCCCGGCCCTGGTGGCCAAGCACGTCGTGCCAGAGATGCGCAAGCAAGGTGGCGGCGCGATCGTGAATCTTGGCTCGATCAGCAGCTTCATCGCGCAGCCGGAGTTCGTCACCTACAACGCCACGAAGGCCGCCGTGGCCAACATGACGCGCTGCATGGCCATGGACCTGGCACCAGATAACATCCGCGTGAACGCCGCCTGCCCCGGCACCGTGTGGACGCAGATCGTCGAGAGTCGGGCCCGCGAGCAGGGTCTCGATCGCGCGGCGGCCGACAAGCATCCCGACTTCGGCGCGGCCGCGATGATCGAGCGCTGCGCCGAACCGCGCGAGATCGCGCAGGCCATCGCTTTTCTCGCCTCGGACGAGGCCTCGTTCATCACCGGCACCAACCTGATGGTCGACGCCGGCTACACGGCAAAGTGA